The Lysobacter gummosus genome includes a region encoding these proteins:
- a CDS encoding helix-turn-helix domain-containing protein: protein MTPQQRIRLARRHAGLSQAALGAAVGVQRSAVGHWESAQGKFPSVSHLREVAMVTGVQFEWLATGRGKMSLSQDTAMDSVAAADALLIDDPLELRLIAAFREAPTRSRAPLVEVAEQLAELRTGRPRSSGGKARGAA, encoded by the coding sequence ATGACGCCGCAGCAGCGCATACGCCTCGCCCGTCGCCACGCCGGTCTGTCGCAAGCTGCGCTGGGCGCGGCGGTCGGCGTCCAGCGCAGCGCGGTCGGGCACTGGGAATCGGCCCAGGGCAAGTTCCCCAGCGTGTCCCATCTGCGCGAAGTGGCGATGGTGACGGGCGTCCAGTTCGAGTGGCTGGCCACCGGCCGCGGCAAGATGAGTCTGTCGCAGGACACGGCGATGGATTCGGTCGCCGCCGCCGATGCGCTGTTGATCGACGACCCCCTGGAACTGCGGCTGATCGCCGCGTTCCGCGAGGCGCCGACCCGGTCGAGGGCGCCGTTGGTGGAGGTCGCCGAGCAATTGGCGGAATTGCGGACGGGGCGGCCGCGCAGCAGCGGCGGCAAGGCGCGCGGTGCGGCTTGA
- a CDS encoding cupin domain-containing protein, whose protein sequence is MSSVTSPAEIAASLTELWSPRVVAEVDEAYIKVARVHGTLAWHSHADEDELFYVLKGRLVIEMEERSVELGAGEMFVVPKGVRHNPIADEECHLLLIERKTTQHTGDVVTDKTRSLQEQLRPLG, encoded by the coding sequence ATGTCGTCCGTGACCTCCCCCGCCGAAATCGCCGCCTCGCTCACCGAACTGTGGTCGCCGCGGGTGGTGGCCGAGGTGGACGAGGCCTATATCAAGGTCGCGCGCGTGCACGGCACCCTGGCCTGGCACAGCCACGCCGACGAGGACGAGTTGTTCTACGTGCTCAAGGGCCGGCTGGTGATCGAGATGGAAGAGCGCAGCGTCGAGCTGGGCGCGGGCGAGATGTTCGTCGTGCCCAAGGGCGTGCGCCACAACCCGATCGCCGACGAGGAATGCCACCTGCTGCTGATCGAGCGCAAGACCACGCAGCACACCGGCGATGTGGTGACCGACAAGACCCGTTCGCTGCAGGAGCAGTTGCGGCCGCTGGGCTGA
- a CDS encoding GNAT family N-acetyltransferase produces the protein MSSPPSHAHALPPPRPARSDEAARLWALRTQAVRATCISHYDAATVAAWSASPLPDSYARMIAAGGAVLIEEDGELLGYGIVDLDGAEVEAMFVDPAHGGRGLGARLMAEIDAIARTHGLPALTVASSLNAVAFYQAMGFRTIGEDAYAHPSGVSLACVRMHKHL, from the coding sequence ATGTCTTCGCCTCCATCCCACGCGCACGCCCTGCCGCCGCCGCGTCCGGCGCGCAGCGACGAAGCCGCGCGCCTGTGGGCGCTGCGCACGCAGGCGGTGCGCGCGACCTGCATCAGCCATTACGACGCCGCCACCGTCGCGGCATGGTCGGCCTCGCCGTTGCCGGATTCCTACGCGCGCATGATCGCCGCCGGCGGCGCGGTGCTGATCGAGGAAGACGGCGAGTTGCTCGGCTACGGCATCGTCGATCTGGACGGCGCCGAAGTCGAGGCGATGTTCGTCGATCCCGCGCACGGCGGACGCGGCCTGGGCGCGCGGCTGATGGCCGAGATCGATGCGATCGCCCGCACCCACGGCCTGCCGGCGTTGACGGTGGCGTCTTCGCTCAACGCCGTCGCGTTTTATCAGGCGATGGGGTTCCGGACGATCGGCGAAGACGCGTATGCGCATCCCAGCGGCGTGAGCCTGGCCTGTGTGCGGATGCACAAGCATTTATAG
- a CDS encoding helix-turn-helix domain-containing protein — protein sequence MALDLGYDSVSAFIAMFRRHLGATPTQYLKSLHD from the coding sequence GTGGCGCTGGACCTGGGCTACGACAGCGTCAGCGCCTTCATCGCCATGTTCCGGCGCCACCTGGGCGCGACGCCGACGCAGTACCTCAAGTCCCTGCACGACTGA
- a CDS encoding co-chaperone GroES, which yields MNLKPLYDRVVVKPIEADEVSAGGIIIPDAAKEKSTKGEIVAVGEGKALDNGSVRAPKLKVGDKVIYGQYSGSSYKQDGVEYKILKEDDVLAIVG from the coding sequence ATGAATCTCAAGCCGCTTTATGACCGCGTTGTGGTCAAGCCGATCGAAGCCGACGAAGTCTCCGCCGGCGGCATCATCATCCCCGACGCCGCCAAGGAAAAGTCCACCAAGGGCGAGATCGTCGCCGTTGGCGAAGGCAAGGCCCTGGACAACGGCAGCGTGCGCGCGCCGAAGCTCAAGGTCGGCGACAAGGTCATCTACGGCCAGTACTCGGGCAGCTCCTACAAGCAGGACGGCGTCGAATACAAGATCCTCAAGGAAGACGACGTTCTCGCGATCGTCGGCTGA
- the groL gene encoding chaperonin GroEL (60 kDa chaperone family; promotes refolding of misfolded polypeptides especially under stressful conditions; forms two stacked rings of heptamers to form a barrel-shaped 14mer; ends can be capped by GroES; misfolded proteins enter the barrel where they are refolded when GroES binds): MAAKEIRFGEDARAKMVRGVNILANAVKATLGPKGRNVVLEKSFGAPTITKDGVSVAKEIELADKFENMGAQMVKEVASKTSDNAGDGTTTATVLAQALIREGMKAVAAGMNPMDLKRGIDKAVVEAVAELKKLSKPSSTSKEIAQVGAISANSDADIGDLIAQAMDKVGKEGVITVEDGSGLENELDVVEGMQFDRGYLSPYFINNQQSMSAELDDPYVLLYDKKISNVRDLLPVLEGVAKAGKPLLIVAEEVEGEALATLVVNTIRGIVKVCAVKAPGFGDRRKAMLEDMAVLTGGTVISEEVGLQLEKATIKDLGRAKKVQVSKENTTIIDGAGDGDSIQARIKQIKAQIEETSSDYDREKLQERVAKLAGGVAVIKVGASTEIEMKEKKARVEDALHATRAAVEEGIVPGGGVALLRAKAAIAGLKGANEDQNHGIQIALRAMEAPLREIVTNAGEEPSVILNKVQEGTGAFGYNAANGEYGDMLEFGILDPTKVTRTALQNAASIAGLMITTEAMVAELPKKDEPAMPGGGGMGGMGGMDF; this comes from the coding sequence ATGGCTGCTAAAGAAATTCGTTTCGGTGAGGACGCACGCGCCAAGATGGTGCGCGGCGTAAATATTCTCGCCAATGCCGTCAAGGCCACCCTCGGCCCGAAGGGCCGCAACGTCGTGCTCGAGAAGAGCTTCGGCGCGCCGACGATCACCAAGGACGGCGTGTCCGTCGCCAAGGAGATCGAACTGGCGGACAAGTTCGAGAACATGGGCGCGCAGATGGTCAAGGAAGTCGCTTCCAAGACCTCCGACAACGCCGGCGACGGCACCACCACCGCGACCGTGCTGGCCCAGGCGCTGATCCGCGAAGGCATGAAGGCCGTTGCGGCCGGCATGAACCCGATGGACCTCAAGCGCGGCATCGACAAGGCCGTGGTCGAAGCGGTGGCCGAGCTGAAGAAGCTGTCCAAGCCGTCGTCCACCAGCAAGGAAATCGCCCAGGTCGGCGCGATCTCGGCCAACTCCGACGCCGACATCGGCGACCTGATCGCCCAGGCGATGGACAAGGTCGGCAAGGAAGGCGTGATCACCGTTGAAGACGGTTCGGGCCTGGAGAACGAGCTCGACGTCGTCGAGGGCATGCAGTTCGACCGCGGCTACCTGTCGCCGTACTTCATCAACAACCAGCAGTCGATGTCGGCCGAACTGGACGACCCCTACGTGCTGCTGTACGACAAGAAGATCTCCAACGTGCGCGACCTGCTGCCCGTGCTGGAAGGCGTGGCCAAGGCCGGCAAGCCGCTGCTGATCGTCGCGGAAGAAGTCGAAGGCGAAGCGCTGGCGACCCTGGTGGTCAACACCATCCGCGGCATCGTCAAGGTCTGCGCCGTCAAGGCGCCGGGCTTCGGCGACCGTCGCAAGGCGATGCTGGAAGACATGGCCGTCCTCACCGGCGGCACCGTGATCTCGGAAGAAGTCGGCCTGCAGCTCGAAAAGGCCACGATCAAGGATCTGGGTCGCGCGAAGAAGGTGCAGGTCTCCAAGGAGAACACCACCATTATCGACGGCGCCGGCGACGGCGATTCGATCCAGGCCCGCATCAAGCAGATCAAGGCGCAGATCGAAGAGACCTCGTCGGACTACGATCGCGAGAAGCTGCAAGAGCGCGTGGCCAAGCTGGCCGGCGGCGTTGCGGTGATCAAGGTCGGCGCTTCGACCGAAATCGAAATGAAGGAAAAGAAGGCTCGCGTTGAAGACGCGCTGCACGCCACCCGCGCTGCCGTGGAAGAAGGCATCGTCCCGGGCGGCGGCGTCGCGCTGCTGCGCGCCAAGGCGGCCATCGCCGGCCTGAAGGGCGCCAACGAAGACCAGAACCACGGCATCCAGATCGCCCTGCGCGCGATGGAAGCCCCGCTGCGCGAAATCGTCACCAACGCCGGCGAAGAGCCGTCGGTCATCCTGAACAAGGTCCAGGAAGGCACCGGCGCGTTCGGTTACAACGCCGCCAACGGCGAATACGGCGACATGCTCGAGTTCGGCATCCTGGACCCGACCAAGGTCACCCGCACCGCGCTGCAGAACGCGGCTTCGATCGCCGGTCTGATGATCACGACCGAAGCGATGGTCGCCGAGCTGCCGAAGAAGGACGAGCCGGCGATGCCGGGCGGCGGTGGCATGGGCGGCATGGGCGGTATGGATTTCTGA
- a CDS encoding esterase/lipase family protein — protein MRGLVGLLVGLVLLGGSGCAVVKVKERGFGEIAAERNLDALNGGKLSTSAATALGSAGLDPDQCAKDAAPCIQQLRALAPIEDWLATASELQLLRMNAAPATLSKAAESAGWSKRKAAATEPGDAGVAQVSAEVAAQAASDERTRAAIETARYAYAYLFLTPRRPEQRVFEARQQRVLHYYNRAVDVVAQSAFEASRGQVGATPLQVGGMNLGIGLHGYEASEISRQPEALLASDSLGFDNLRAVYRRDGFGTGLVAVFPRRSPQDPDAEDIPYRETRYLPVTATLRFAGDSLDGVLASREASMDVYNPYRIDSETIGGRKVPLAANYSAAYGVWLARSELARLSLSSLLRPKQARSFKPRIYLNQPYDPDKRVIVLVHGLASSPEAWVNLANEILGDETLRKRYQLWQVFYPTNMGILSNRLAIDSALSKTFEHYDPEGDDIASHDAVLVGHSMGGVIARLLVSDSGEHVMDETLRSFDPAAAQRLSQEPLVRALTVFRPMPQFGRAVFLASPHRGAVVSDAWPLRMVRKLIRLPFDVLRDTAELIQRTQVNQDELQKLGFRKGRPPTGPDDLSPHSLFMRSTEDLPIESGLPYHTIVGQRDTKLPLLQSSDGAVPYRSSHLDGALSEKVIVSGHSVQETPQAILELRRILRLDMAEYEKRGKRAK, from the coding sequence ATGCGTGGCTTAGTCGGCTTGTTGGTGGGGTTGGTGTTGCTCGGCGGCAGCGGCTGCGCCGTGGTCAAGGTCAAGGAGCGCGGCTTCGGCGAGATCGCCGCCGAACGCAATCTCGATGCGCTCAACGGCGGCAAGCTGAGCACCTCGGCGGCCACCGCACTGGGTTCGGCCGGGCTCGATCCGGACCAGTGCGCGAAGGACGCCGCGCCGTGCATCCAGCAACTGCGCGCGCTCGCGCCGATCGAAGACTGGCTGGCGACCGCGTCGGAGCTGCAGTTGCTGCGCATGAACGCCGCGCCGGCGACGCTGAGCAAGGCGGCCGAAAGCGCGGGCTGGTCCAAGCGCAAGGCCGCGGCCACCGAGCCGGGCGACGCCGGCGTCGCCCAGGTCTCGGCCGAGGTCGCCGCGCAAGCCGCCAGCGACGAGCGCACGCGCGCGGCGATCGAGACCGCGCGCTATGCCTACGCCTATCTGTTCCTGACCCCGCGCAGGCCCGAGCAGCGCGTGTTCGAAGCGCGCCAGCAGCGCGTGCTGCATTACTACAACCGCGCGGTCGATGTGGTCGCGCAATCGGCGTTCGAAGCCAGCCGCGGCCAGGTCGGGGCGACGCCGCTGCAGGTCGGCGGCATGAATCTTGGGATCGGCCTGCACGGGTACGAGGCCTCCGAAATCAGCAGGCAACCCGAGGCCTTGCTCGCATCCGACAGCCTGGGGTTCGACAACCTGCGCGCGGTGTATCGGCGCGATGGATTCGGCACCGGGCTGGTCGCGGTGTTTCCGCGGCGTTCGCCGCAGGACCCCGATGCCGAGGACATTCCTTATCGCGAGACCCGCTATCTGCCGGTGACCGCGACCTTGCGCTTCGCCGGCGACAGCCTCGACGGCGTGCTGGCCAGCCGCGAGGCCAGCATGGACGTCTACAACCCTTACCGTATCGACAGCGAGACCATCGGCGGGCGCAAGGTGCCGCTGGCGGCGAACTACTCGGCGGCCTACGGCGTGTGGCTGGCGCGTTCGGAACTGGCCCGGCTGAGTCTGTCGAGCCTGCTGCGGCCCAAGCAGGCGCGCAGCTTCAAGCCGCGCATCTATCTCAACCAGCCCTACGATCCGGACAAGCGCGTGATCGTGCTGGTGCACGGCCTGGCCAGCAGCCCGGAGGCCTGGGTCAACCTGGCCAACGAAATCCTCGGCGATGAAACCCTGCGCAAGCGCTATCAGCTGTGGCAGGTCTTCTATCCGACCAACATGGGCATCTTGTCCAATCGCCTGGCGATCGACTCGGCCCTGAGCAAGACGTTCGAACACTACGATCCGGAAGGCGACGATATCGCCAGCCACGACGCGGTGCTGGTCGGGCACAGCATGGGCGGGGTGATCGCGCGGCTGTTGGTCAGCGACAGCGGCGAGCATGTGATGGACGAGACCTTGCGCTCTTTCGATCCGGCCGCCGCCCAGCGCCTGAGCCAGGAGCCGCTGGTGCGCGCGCTGACCGTGTTCCGGCCGATGCCGCAGTTCGGCCGCGCCGTGTTCCTGGCCTCGCCGCATCGCGGCGCGGTGGTCAGCGACGCCTGGCCGCTGCGCATGGTGCGCAAACTGATCCGCCTGCCGTTCGACGTGCTGCGCGATACCGCCGAATTGATCCAGCGCACCCAGGTCAATCAGGACGAGTTGCAGAAACTGGGTTTCCGCAAAGGCCGCCCGCCGACCGGGCCGGACGATCTGAGTCCGCATTCGTTGTTCATGCGCAGCACCGAAGACCTGCCGATCGAATCGGGTCTGCCGTATCACACCATCGTCGGCCAGCGCGACACCAAGCTGCCGCTGCTGCAGTCCAGCGACGGCGCGGTGCCGTACCGCAGTTCGCATCTGGACGGCGCGCTGTCGGAGAAGGTGATCGTGTCCGGCCACAGCGTGCAGGAGACGCCGCAGGCGATTTTGGAGCTGCGGCGGATTCTTCGGCTGGATATGGCGGAGTACGAGAAGCGGGGCAAGCGCGCGAAATGA
- a CDS encoding XVIPCD domain-containing protein → MPSEPIGGKLRDCLNEFAEDKRVTPEALKNLEAAITRSPALTHQLNEAADKGELKHFRLKQDTHAGGSFQSRSQTMSLGLDDLTGKYDANNMTFVLGHEVQHGVKAPGAKLTPMDQARDTFTAQAGVVAASADPVHDYTPALSQVMQAHRENEAKAHLQGWNALVGAIREKDPSPSLEDIYKASPRAADFIEMTGSDSNPSYRMKKGLALEKDQTLSLSNADNVKAMGEYYFGKSAGDARLGYKGGSDYTNLYGASYVGELSRMELDRSRALPDATQVQIDMKSLGFKERTLERNGIDLGSHAKQRLPYYDISDNKPELSHFDHTVESHDYIKNNKVKAPTAGQSPNSAQAQTADLRDERHPGHAMFQGIRNQLGAELQRQHLPMNEGDADRVAAALAVAARRAGIDRPDHIVLGNKDGGPASATVFAVAGKLDDPAHLRASVSVAEAIKTPVEESTRQLDAERETAAPARQPPAQQNALQH, encoded by the coding sequence ATGCCCAGCGAACCCATCGGCGGAAAACTCCGCGATTGTCTTAATGAATTCGCTGAGGACAAGCGCGTCACGCCGGAAGCGCTCAAGAATCTCGAAGCCGCGATCACGCGCTCGCCGGCGTTGACTCATCAACTCAACGAGGCCGCCGACAAGGGCGAGCTCAAGCACTTCCGGCTCAAGCAGGACACACACGCCGGCGGCAGCTTCCAATCGCGCAGCCAGACCATGTCGCTGGGGCTCGACGACCTCACCGGCAAATACGACGCGAACAACATGACCTTCGTGCTCGGCCACGAAGTGCAGCACGGCGTCAAAGCGCCCGGCGCGAAGCTCACGCCGATGGATCAGGCGCGCGACACTTTTACCGCGCAGGCCGGCGTGGTCGCCGCCAGCGCCGACCCCGTCCACGACTACACGCCCGCCTTGAGTCAGGTCATGCAGGCCCATCGCGAGAACGAAGCCAAGGCGCATCTGCAAGGCTGGAACGCCCTGGTCGGTGCGATCCGCGAGAAAGACCCCAGCCCCAGTCTCGAAGACATCTACAAGGCCTCGCCGCGCGCCGCGGATTTCATCGAAATGACCGGCTCGGATTCCAATCCCTCCTATCGCATGAAGAAGGGGCTGGCGCTGGAGAAGGACCAGACCCTGTCCCTGTCCAATGCCGACAACGTCAAGGCCATGGGCGAGTATTACTTCGGCAAGAGCGCGGGCGATGCGCGGCTGGGCTACAAGGGCGGCTCGGACTACACGAATCTTTACGGCGCCTCTTATGTCGGCGAACTGTCGCGCATGGAGCTCGATCGCAGCCGCGCCTTGCCCGATGCGACGCAGGTGCAGATCGACATGAAGTCGCTGGGGTTCAAGGAGCGCACGCTGGAGCGCAACGGCATCGATCTGGGATCGCACGCGAAACAGCGGCTGCCGTACTACGACATCAGCGACAACAAGCCAGAGCTTTCCCACTTCGACCACACCGTCGAAAGCCATGACTACATCAAGAACAACAAGGTGAAGGCCCCGACCGCCGGGCAATCACCGAATTCGGCTCAGGCGCAAACCGCCGACTTGCGCGACGAAAGACACCCCGGACACGCGATGTTTCAGGGCATCCGAAACCAGCTGGGCGCCGAATTGCAGCGACAGCATCTGCCCATGAACGAAGGCGATGCCGATCGTGTCGCCGCGGCCCTCGCCGTTGCCGCCAGGCGCGCCGGCATCGACCGGCCCGATCACATCGTCTTAGGCAATAAAGACGGCGGCCCGGCGAGCGCGACGGTCTTTGCCGTGGCGGGAAAGCTCGACGATCCCGCCCATCTGCGAGCGAGCGTATCCGTTGCCGAGGCGATCAAGACACCGGTGGAGGAATCGACGCGGCAACTCGACGCTGAGCGCGAAACAGCGGCGCCGGCGCGGCAGCCGCCGGCGCAGCAAAACGCGCTTCAGCATTGA